One region of Metallosphaera sedula DSM 5348 genomic DNA includes:
- a CDS encoding class I adenylate-forming enzyme family protein has protein sequence MIRGPILPDLRPRTQSDILESSGEGVAINFLGNRISYPELRGMVESVSSQLEIGRGDVVILSTQNIPQFVIAEYAVWRKGGIVLPVNPSYTQAELDYLARDSGAKLVIASCESNVPSNLPVIRTNPHTFHKVEGWNIPDCEEELNLKSGRGDRVNYSPQEVAVLMYTSGTTGKPKGVPITHSNLYASSLIYVRWFQFTGRDKVLGIAPFFHVTGQVFHVTTPVMAGSQIVATFRFDPRSALRTVQEERTTVTMSVATAYRAMLNSYSGEDLTSMRLWSSGGMPMPRALEEEWKRLTGSWIYMAWGLTETTSPATLWPYPYSGELPVNEMGVVSSGMPVYNTEIELEDGELLVRGPQVVKGYWKQEEFKDGWLHTGDIGEIRDGWVYVIDRKKDVIVTSGFKVMPREVEEVLHLHPGVDEAVVVGIPDEYRGERVVAFVKPRPGAKLNLEELKEFCRTRLAPYKVPREIRLVDEIPKTGSGKIMRRAFKEERSPSHSNS, from the coding sequence ATGATTAGAGGCCCAATTTTACCCGACCTCAGACCTAGAACCCAGAGCGATATCCTAGAGTCCTCTGGGGAAGGCGTGGCCATAAACTTCCTTGGCAACAGGATAAGTTACCCCGAGCTGAGGGGAATGGTGGAGAGCGTTTCCTCCCAACTGGAAATTGGCCGGGGAGACGTGGTAATCCTCTCCACCCAGAACATACCGCAGTTCGTCATTGCCGAGTACGCGGTGTGGAGGAAGGGAGGGATTGTGTTGCCCGTTAATCCCAGTTACACGCAAGCTGAACTGGACTACTTGGCAAGGGACTCTGGGGCGAAGCTCGTGATCGCGTCATGTGAGTCCAACGTTCCCTCGAACTTGCCTGTGATCAGGACCAATCCTCACACCTTTCACAAGGTGGAAGGGTGGAATATCCCGGACTGCGAAGAGGAACTCAACCTCAAGTCGGGGAGAGGGGACAGGGTGAACTACTCCCCCCAAGAGGTCGCGGTCCTGATGTACACCTCGGGAACAACGGGGAAGCCCAAGGGAGTTCCGATTACGCACTCCAACCTTTACGCCTCCTCTCTCATCTACGTGAGGTGGTTCCAGTTCACGGGACGGGACAAGGTCCTTGGGATCGCACCATTCTTCCACGTGACTGGGCAGGTCTTCCACGTGACCACGCCCGTGATGGCTGGGTCGCAGATAGTAGCAACTTTCAGGTTCGATCCCAGGTCAGCACTTAGGACAGTTCAAGAGGAGAGGACCACGGTAACCATGAGCGTTGCCACAGCGTATAGGGCCATGCTCAACTCCTACTCTGGGGAAGACCTAACGTCGATGAGGTTATGGTCCTCTGGCGGGATGCCAATGCCTCGAGCCCTAGAGGAGGAGTGGAAAAGGTTGACAGGTTCCTGGATCTATATGGCCTGGGGCCTCACGGAGACCACATCACCGGCCACGCTGTGGCCTTACCCCTACTCAGGCGAGCTACCGGTTAACGAAATGGGTGTAGTGAGCTCTGGGATGCCCGTGTACAACACAGAGATCGAGTTGGAGGACGGCGAGCTCCTGGTGAGGGGTCCTCAAGTCGTGAAGGGTTACTGGAAACAGGAGGAGTTCAAGGACGGATGGCTTCACACAGGGGACATTGGCGAGATAAGAGATGGTTGGGTTTACGTAATAGACAGGAAGAAGGATGTCATAGTTACCTCGGGCTTCAAGGTAATGCCGAGAGAGGTGGAGGAAGTTCTTCATCTTCACCCTGGGGTTGACGAGGCAGTTGTCGTGGGTATACCGGACGAGTACAGGGGCGAGCGGGTAGTAGCCTTCGTGAAACCTAGACCGGGAGCCAAACTGAACCTCGAGGAACTTAAAGAGTTCTGTAGGACAAGGCTAGCCCCATACAAGGTCCCCAGAGAGATCAGACTTGTGGACGAGATTCCGAAGACAGGTTCAGGCAAGATTATGAGGAGAGCCTTCAAGGAGGAGAGGTCACCAAGTCATAGTAACAGTTAA
- a CDS encoding protein kinase domain-containing protein: MAKALAFLHSRGYVHLDVKPQNIFLRSDPGRTGEEVYRGLQGNLKLGDLRTTVRAGERVTQATPAYCPPEQVEAIIKGSGTRPEMDVFALGMTGYRLLTLRDDNPATPYLDEAFNHIPRDPEKALELVRRARESLERWTPVMEGPRELRDIIVRMISTQPERRPKAHEVAIALREK; this comes from the coding sequence ATCGCGAAGGCTTTGGCCTTCCTCCACTCACGCGGATACGTCCACCTAGACGTTAAGCCCCAAAACATTTTCCTAAGGAGTGATCCAGGTAGAACTGGGGAGGAGGTGTACAGGGGATTGCAGGGAAACCTTAAGCTTGGCGACCTAAGAACCACGGTGAGAGCAGGTGAGAGGGTAACCCAGGCCACCCCAGCCTATTGCCCTCCAGAGCAGGTTGAGGCTATCATCAAGGGTTCGGGGACTAGACCGGAGATGGACGTTTTTGCGCTGGGAATGACCGGGTATAGGTTACTCACCCTAAGGGACGACAACCCGGCCACGCCTTACCTGGACGAGGCCTTCAACCACATTCCACGCGACCCGGAAAAGGCCCTCGAGCTCGTGAGAAGGGCCAGAGAAAGCCTGGAGAGGTGGACCCCAGTCATGGAGGGTCCACGGGAGCTCAGGGACATCATTGTGAGGATGATCTCAACTCAACCCGAGAGGAGGCCTAAGGCCCACGAGGTCGCAATCGCCTTGAGGGAGAAGTAG
- a CDS encoding ATP-binding protein: MDIEDIKQVIVDQSDILQNKLRGRIVKRDVPDLLKYLRAPNALAILGVRRAGKSTLATLLLQGKKFAYVNFEDERLKGIRKEELNKVLQGIHELYGDVEYIIFDEIQGVEGWEPFVSRLRDVKRVIVTGTNSKLLSGELATSLTGRHSDFILFPFSFREYLRYKGEEVADNDFYSTLRVSRLKVELENYIVEGGFPESLILSREQVNFIYNDILFKDVIARYRIREIGKFREFARTLVSYYSNEVSLSSLAKVLGLNKVTVEMWANGLSEAYLIFFLPRYGEKLKQRLTYNKKVYVVDPGIISSVAIKGKDKGRIMENLVAIKLVRELQGTDHLYYVRNGFEVDFYDELNSRLIQVTYASDVVEEREIRGLIRGHELTRAKELIVVSWDLRETIKHEGMEIRVIPLYQFLLRDYNTL, translated from the coding sequence GTGGATATTGAGGATATTAAGCAGGTCATAGTGGATCAGTCAGACATACTTCAAAATAAATTGAGAGGAAGGATAGTGAAGAGGGACGTCCCAGATCTACTTAAGTACTTGAGGGCCCCAAACGCCCTAGCCATCCTAGGAGTAAGGAGGGCTGGAAAATCCACCCTGGCAACTCTTCTCCTTCAGGGGAAAAAATTCGCGTATGTAAACTTCGAAGATGAGAGATTGAAAGGTATCAGGAAAGAGGAACTGAATAAGGTTCTCCAGGGTATTCATGAGCTGTACGGTGACGTTGAATACATCATCTTTGACGAGATACAAGGAGTAGAGGGCTGGGAGCCCTTCGTTTCAAGGTTAAGGGATGTGAAGAGGGTAATCGTCACTGGGACCAACTCCAAACTTTTGTCCGGTGAGCTAGCTACATCCCTAACGGGTAGACACAGCGATTTCATCCTCTTTCCCTTTTCCTTTCGCGAGTACCTGAGATATAAGGGCGAAGAGGTTGCAGATAACGACTTTTACTCCACGTTAAGGGTATCCAGACTGAAGGTGGAACTTGAGAACTACATTGTGGAGGGAGGATTTCCGGAGTCCCTAATTCTGAGCAGGGAACAGGTGAACTTCATCTATAATGACATACTCTTCAAGGACGTGATAGCGAGATACAGGATTAGGGAAATAGGTAAGTTTAGGGAGTTTGCCAGGACACTAGTCTCCTACTACTCCAATGAGGTCTCGCTCTCCTCTTTAGCTAAAGTCCTGGGTCTGAACAAGGTTACCGTGGAGATGTGGGCTAATGGGTTGAGTGAGGCATACCTAATCTTCTTTCTACCAAGGTACGGCGAGAAGCTAAAGCAAAGGCTAACATACAACAAGAAGGTTTACGTTGTAGATCCTGGAATAATTTCAAGCGTAGCCATAAAAGGAAAGGACAAGGGTAGAATAATGGAGAACCTGGTGGCTATCAAGCTCGTGAGAGAACTTCAGGGTACAGATCATTTATACTACGTTAGGAACGGTTTCGAGGTCGACTTTTACGATGAGTTAAACTCTCGACTGATTCAGGTTACCTATGCTAGCGATGTAGTAGAGGAGAGGGAAATAAGGGGGTTAATCAGGGGTCACGAGCTAACAAGGGCCAAGGAGCTAATAGTTGTCAGCTGGGATTTAAGGGAGACAATCAAGCATGAGGGCATGGAGATAAGGGTAATCCCCTTGTATCAGTTCTTGCTGAGAGACTACAACACTCTGTGA
- a CDS encoding AAA family ATPase: MYDDWFKLRQGLEYLDTYLTTNNEKELNESIDRIISLIDKKIISQTDIKENSAREEPNPICVFVGNKDNYEHWMYSFRYSLEAEVSYMLWGDTVSSKSKSTPDEETHFEYGTLVDAYRKQIKDGNIVDPLFAIFYLNKSFFGFGIITDINYDIFRNFTYWKEVSFDKIWKMRVRMKVLYIHKKLRDKPFENWASFDEISFDPLTDGKISLNANNCYRKKEVMEYLLNEYIKPKKDEIRNTLLFYRDIYQKLRASQERKLSSLQNLTTGNLQFKPQISCVKTGDIVLNDLYLGTGLETTQFSSILKESMRGGNVLFVGPPGVGKTELATRLARYYAGDNCYTITTANSLWFRRDVIGGETIQAGSVIWKSGLLVKAYNRAAEIPSANSFAIIIDEINRADIDKAFGEFFTIFSSTELSNWKLPSSLVDEIKSYGNNVDEEARRFLENYERLGDKPLTGLRIIATMNLIDFRNLFDIGSALTRRFFVFQFEYPKGIEDISKLNLQVDKEIKDIIKCLREKFSSRPRGDLLEGFDTRSGFNISPASLKKAINIYNSTQNKDIHIFREILRSTLGTVNLKDLENYNKYFEECEKNVNQGQTTN; the protein is encoded by the coding sequence ATGTATGATGATTGGTTTAAGTTGAGACAAGGCTTGGAATATCTGGATACATATCTCACTACGAACAATGAGAAAGAACTAAATGAGTCGATTGATAGAATAATAAGTCTAATAGATAAAAAGATAATTAGTCAAACCGATATTAAGGAAAATTCTGCTAGAGAAGAACCAAATCCAATATGTGTTTTTGTTGGAAACAAGGATAATTATGAACATTGGATGTACTCTTTTAGATATTCTTTAGAAGCAGAAGTAAGTTACATGCTGTGGGGGGATACAGTTAGCTCCAAGTCAAAGAGTACTCCGGACGAGGAGACACATTTCGAATATGGAACTTTAGTCGATGCCTATCGAAAACAAATTAAAGACGGGAATATAGTAGACCCGCTTTTTGCAATATTTTATCTAAATAAATCATTCTTTGGTTTTGGAATAATTACGGACATTAACTATGATATTTTTAGAAATTTTACGTATTGGAAAGAGGTTAGTTTCGATAAAATATGGAAAATGCGCGTTAGAATGAAAGTCCTATATATTCACAAAAAGCTTAGGGACAAGCCTTTTGAAAATTGGGCGTCTTTTGATGAAATTTCGTTTGATCCGTTAACAGATGGGAAAATATCATTAAATGCCAATAATTGCTATCGTAAAAAAGAAGTAATGGAATACTTACTAAATGAATATATTAAACCAAAAAAGGACGAGATAAGGAATACCCTACTCTTCTATAGGGATATCTATCAAAAACTCCGCGCATCTCAGGAGAGAAAGTTATCCTCTCTCCAAAACCTAACAACTGGAAACCTTCAATTTAAACCCCAAATCAGCTGCGTTAAGACTGGAGACATAGTCCTAAATGACCTTTATCTAGGCACTGGACTAGAGACAACTCAGTTTAGCTCAATCTTGAAGGAGAGTATGCGTGGTGGAAATGTACTGTTTGTAGGCCCCCCAGGTGTCGGAAAAACTGAACTGGCTACACGTCTCGCCCGTTATTACGCTGGAGACAATTGCTATACAATAACGACTGCAAATTCACTATGGTTTAGGAGAGATGTTATAGGTGGTGAAACCATTCAGGCAGGTTCTGTTATATGGAAGAGCGGATTGCTAGTGAAAGCATATAATAGGGCGGCCGAAATTCCTTCCGCAAATAGCTTCGCGATAATAATAGACGAGATAAATAGAGCTGACATAGATAAGGCGTTTGGTGAATTTTTCACAATATTTTCCAGTACCGAACTTAGCAATTGGAAGTTACCATCTTCCCTAGTTGATGAGATTAAGAGTTACGGGAATAACGTGGATGAGGAAGCTAGAAGATTCCTAGAGAATTACGAGAGATTGGGAGATAAACCACTGACTGGGCTAAGAATAATCGCCACCATGAACCTAATAGACTTTAGGAATCTCTTCGACATTGGTAGTGCACTGACTAGAAGGTTCTTTGTTTTTCAATTTGAGTACCCAAAGGGAATTGAGGATATATCGAAACTAAATCTTCAAGTAGATAAGGAGATAAAGGACATTATAAAATGTCTGAGAGAGAAATTCTCGTCAAGACCTAGAGGTGACTTACTTGAGGGATTTGATACCAGATCCGGATTTAATATATCGCCTGCGTCCCTCAAGAAGGCAATAAATATTTATAATTCTACTCAAAATAAAGATATACATATATTTCGTGAGATATTAAGAAGCACGCTTGGAACCGTGAACTTGAAGGACTTGGAGAACTACAATAAATACTTTGAAGAATGTGAGAAGAATGTTAATCAGGGACAAACAACTAATTGA
- a CDS encoding MFS transporter, protein MDPNLPSKNLDKFSWSKVHTFAFIAFSAGFFLEAYIFGMASIATGWVSVPKFLTSTLLAWAPLWLIIGIMVTGPLSDRLGRKTMFYITMALYGVGAVGLVFSGTYYLILLFLAMMLFAAGGEMNTIMVATHEIMPRKHRSKAFFLELNFINVGGFVLGLVGYLVQNQSVFFQRLMIGVTVLIVLVVLMYTRLKIPESIRWLEKQGRLEDADKEIKKYFGDIKIISQDELRPKITVKKLPMWFKLLVVILVAAANTIGYGLMTYVLGPYYFPSQTAMIILVTNLAEMLVGLVIGVFADSLSRKLLLLISFVGATGFTFLIMGTIPMWSKSLTLFYSLLVLLNVFVGISYLTEDALKSEIWPTLKRGTITAVARFISIGAYIPTIYLTSNFSIFQYTLFNGLVWAVGMVAAILWFVKGYETGKGISVDEISEEVEGTKV, encoded by the coding sequence ATGGATCCAAATCTTCCCAGTAAGAACCTGGACAAATTCTCCTGGTCCAAGGTTCATACCTTCGCCTTCATAGCTTTCTCTGCCGGATTTTTCCTAGAGGCTTACATTTTTGGTATGGCCTCCATAGCAACTGGCTGGGTAAGCGTTCCTAAGTTCCTCACGAGCACTCTCCTGGCATGGGCACCCCTCTGGCTAATCATAGGGATTATGGTGACCGGTCCCCTTTCCGATAGACTTGGCAGGAAGACCATGTTCTACATCACCATGGCCTTATATGGGGTTGGCGCAGTGGGACTGGTTTTCAGCGGGACCTACTATCTAATCCTTCTTTTCCTTGCCATGATGCTCTTCGCCGCTGGGGGTGAGATGAACACAATCATGGTCGCGACCCACGAGATAATGCCCAGGAAACACAGGAGCAAGGCCTTCTTCCTGGAGCTCAACTTCATTAACGTTGGAGGTTTCGTACTAGGTCTCGTGGGTTACCTGGTTCAGAACCAATCGGTGTTTTTCCAGAGACTCATGATAGGTGTCACAGTCCTCATAGTCCTCGTGGTTCTGATGTACACCAGGCTCAAGATTCCCGAGTCCATACGGTGGCTCGAGAAACAGGGTAGACTTGAAGACGCGGACAAGGAAATCAAGAAGTACTTCGGAGATATAAAGATAATATCGCAGGATGAATTGAGGCCAAAGATCACGGTTAAGAAGCTTCCCATGTGGTTTAAGCTCCTGGTCGTAATCCTGGTTGCGGCTGCCAACACCATCGGTTACGGTCTCATGACCTACGTCCTGGGGCCCTACTACTTTCCGAGTCAGACTGCCATGATCATACTAGTGACCAACCTAGCTGAGATGCTTGTGGGACTGGTGATAGGCGTGTTCGCTGACTCCCTGAGCAGGAAACTACTCCTCCTCATCTCCTTTGTGGGGGCGACGGGATTCACGTTTCTGATCATGGGGACAATACCCATGTGGAGCAAGAGTCTGACCCTATTCTACTCTCTACTGGTGTTGCTAAACGTGTTCGTAGGGATCTCCTATCTTACGGAAGATGCCCTCAAGAGCGAGATCTGGCCTACCCTCAAGAGGGGTACAATAACGGCGGTGGCAAGGTTCATATCCATTGGAGCTTACATTCCCACGATTTACCTTACAAGTAACTTCAGCATTTTCCAGTACACTCTGTTCAACGGGCTAGTATGGGCAGTGGGTATGGTAGCAGCCATATTATGGTTCGTGAAGGGGTATGAGACCGGTAAGGGAATCAGTGTCGATGAAATTTCGGAGGAAGTAGAAGGAACGAAGGTGTGA
- a CDS encoding universal stress protein gives MYKKLLVGYDGSEQARKALLHAIQLAKLHSSKVVAVEAIDSDHFVIEGYYREDHVKIKERIMAHTEDIKRISHEHGIDVEFKVARGPPDQVISKFAEEEDVDLIVLGTRGFKGLKKVFLGSVSSSVAERTKRPVLVVK, from the coding sequence TTGTATAAAAAGCTTCTAGTTGGATATGATGGATCGGAGCAAGCCAGGAAGGCGTTGCTCCACGCTATCCAACTGGCTAAGCTTCACTCCTCAAAGGTGGTTGCGGTCGAGGCAATAGACTCTGATCACTTCGTGATCGAGGGCTATTACAGGGAGGATCACGTCAAGATTAAGGAGAGGATAATGGCCCACACCGAGGACATCAAGAGGATATCTCACGAGCATGGAATTGACGTGGAGTTCAAGGTGGCTAGGGGTCCACCTGATCAGGTGATCTCGAAGTTCGCTGAGGAGGAAGACGTTGACCTGATAGTGTTAGGCACCAGGGGATTTAAGGGACTTAAGAAGGTTTTTCTCGGGAGCGTTAGCTCGTCGGTTGCCGAGAGGACCAAGAGGCCGGTCCTAGTCGTGAAGTGA
- a CDS encoding DUF4097 family beta strand repeat-containing protein, with the protein MKKGTSTLNIKSLGVRRRKIRSIGASSTIVLVTAIIVIGVVAVTGLYLFSPASHSIQQPSSTPPSTTTSPPSTSTSSNGGSSGSTSTNQGGQQSTSTGTSTQGTQSSSSTGGSSSGSTTSSSSGSSGSSTSSTITAVEVLDVCGSISIVSGQFQVNSNVQLSTSYSGSEAVIQGSASEVGNTTITVPPTVTQIVIEKSNANIYISNNYVTSITAITSNGNIEIISNSATSVEAETSNGGVILQLNSPTSVSVTASNGAIQAQFSTLDGGSISLITSNGNIYFTTPTSSSIEVSAMTSNGAISYTLPLTNVQNINDQILTGSMNGGATQVSLETSNADIQIN; encoded by the coding sequence ATGAAAAAAGGAACTTCTACTCTAAATATTAAATCTTTGGGAGTTAGGAGAAGGAAGATAAGATCTATAGGTGCTTCCTCGACCATTGTTCTTGTCACGGCCATAATTGTAATTGGAGTTGTTGCAGTAACAGGATTATACTTGTTCTCCCCGGCATCTCACTCCATTCAACAACCTTCATCTACTCCTCCATCTACAACCACATCTCCTCCATCTACAAGTACGTCAAGTAACGGTGGATCCTCTGGAAGCACATCTACCAATCAGGGGGGTCAACAGAGTACTTCCACTGGTACATCGACACAAGGCACACAGTCCTCATCATCTACAGGCGGATCCTCGTCTGGAAGTACAACCTCCTCCAGCTCCGGTAGTTCAGGCTCATCGACCTCTTCCACAATTACCGCGGTGGAAGTCCTTGATGTGTGCGGATCTATCTCAATCGTGTCTGGTCAATTCCAGGTGAATTCAAACGTGCAATTATCTACCTCCTATAGTGGGAGCGAAGCCGTAATTCAGGGTTCCGCCTCCGAAGTAGGGAACACCACGATCACTGTTCCTCCAACAGTGACGCAGATAGTCATTGAGAAATCCAATGCTAACATCTACATCTCGAACAACTACGTAACCAGTATTACGGCCATAACCAGTAACGGTAACATCGAGATAATATCCAATTCTGCAACTAGTGTTGAGGCGGAAACATCAAATGGTGGAGTAATTCTTCAGTTAAACTCTCCAACCTCTGTGAGTGTGACTGCCTCTAATGGGGCAATACAAGCCCAGTTCTCCACTCTAGACGGCGGATCTATTTCCCTTATTACTTCCAATGGTAATATCTACTTCACGACTCCAACATCCTCAAGCATAGAGGTGTCTGCCATGACCAGTAACGGTGCCATCTCTTACACCTTACCACTAACAAACGTACAAAATATCAACGATCAAATACTCACAGGATCTATGAACGGAGGAGCAACACAGGTATCCCTTGAAACTTCTAACGCAGACATTCAAATAAACTAA
- a CDS encoding thermopsin, translating into MKFLVLTLLVLSLIPVINSSMVPAHPPAELPSHLRGDPSSSFYLLPRYYESFWCTVYTGQNVTGTLNSTNPVVLFVMNSSQYQAFTQSGSFNSLFMAYGNNISFNVGPLPGGEYYVVVENNGSLNANGFLSYSAVPLVPFTVHSYLPAPVGIADYGVKNTSKGLQGYIVKFNEVVGEFTVNSISAYNSTPPSGISPYSATLQLNVVLQVNTVHGGYQYWLQDVLLFFTNNDTACVEDNVWNFTSYPSILSNSTLTGQGHVYPYREGNYIEYYYAYGISAFRYSTPFKGQLVMRTNVVPQGIEVMFGFYNGTMNWYDNVTIHESGVTSAYMLVDGFNTTGRGVRYDAELVFGGGGSGEITNFNSMNSTLSLMYVVNGVNETPQELYGYGADTAEAADNLKTTLVNGVPTVTLGQENFYEPLYPVGSPFGHFSFAVLRAEQGAPVVVNVSVQVFNGVGPYTYRFYLDGTLVKAITGGSTLNTQLNLGVLTVGSHNLTVIVEDGLGQTVSSSTNFVVGVGPVITISSQTILDYGQPLRVTIQVNGGTPPYTVLLHVNGSTYTVTGDEVTLNLTPGTYLIYATVTDSQGVSSTSGKEIVVVNPDPTIQLRFPSTLDVGEGGNVTYTVSGGTPPYVVTLYLNGTRVGNFIRFNSPGVYVLSATVKDSLNFTISKSIVVTVNPDPTISVTALSRLDQGQANLINVSVEGGTPPYKFSYSIPGVLTSTTSNPNFTVNASPPPGNYTFNVTVKDSTGFVTSKLITFQVNPDPSLQVEYNSSITEVNIPVLLFANISGGTPPYSLSWSTLGTSLGGSQTLLFHEPPGNYTVTLTLKDAVGFVVNRTVNILVYPRLEANISVQEGNSLVGGYAVLSALTRGGVSPYSYTWLLNGEKVGDQSSLNLSLSPGKYNVTLVVRDSFGVVSTSQVNVNVGYGYVVYLVPAIAIVVIGVAIGLRRRGT; encoded by the coding sequence ATGAAGTTTCTCGTGCTTACTCTGCTGGTTCTATCCTTGATCCCCGTAATTAACAGTTCTATGGTCCCAGCTCATCCACCTGCAGAGTTACCTTCGCATCTTCGCGGAGATCCATCCTCCTCCTTCTACCTTCTCCCTAGGTACTATGAGAGCTTTTGGTGTACCGTGTACACGGGTCAGAACGTTACAGGAACGCTGAACTCTACTAACCCAGTAGTATTGTTTGTAATGAACTCGAGCCAGTATCAGGCCTTTACTCAGTCAGGATCCTTCAACTCCCTGTTCATGGCCTACGGAAACAACATCAGCTTTAACGTTGGTCCACTTCCAGGGGGTGAGTATTACGTCGTTGTTGAGAATAACGGTTCCCTCAATGCAAACGGGTTCCTTTCCTATTCTGCAGTACCTCTGGTCCCCTTCACCGTCCACTCCTATCTCCCTGCCCCTGTGGGAATAGCGGACTACGGCGTGAAGAATACCTCCAAGGGTCTACAGGGTTACATCGTGAAGTTTAACGAGGTCGTGGGAGAGTTCACCGTGAACTCAATATCAGCTTACAACTCAACTCCTCCCAGCGGAATCTCTCCCTACTCAGCAACCCTTCAGCTCAACGTAGTACTTCAGGTTAACACTGTTCACGGCGGATATCAGTACTGGCTTCAGGACGTTCTCTTGTTCTTCACAAATAACGACACAGCGTGCGTAGAGGATAACGTGTGGAATTTCACAAGTTACCCCTCAATTCTCTCAAACTCCACCTTGACGGGACAGGGACACGTTTACCCCTACAGGGAAGGAAACTACATCGAGTATTACTACGCTTACGGTATCTCTGCCTTCAGGTATTCCACACCCTTCAAGGGACAACTAGTAATGAGGACCAACGTGGTCCCTCAGGGCATTGAGGTCATGTTTGGGTTCTACAACGGCACCATGAATTGGTACGACAACGTAACGATCCACGAGAGCGGAGTCACGAGCGCATATATGTTGGTGGACGGCTTCAACACCACTGGAAGAGGGGTAAGATATGACGCCGAGCTCGTGTTCGGAGGGGGAGGGAGTGGGGAGATCACTAACTTCAACTCAATGAACTCAACGCTTTCACTCATGTACGTAGTGAATGGGGTTAACGAGACTCCCCAGGAGCTCTACGGATATGGGGCGGACACGGCCGAGGCCGCGGATAACCTTAAGACAACCCTCGTGAACGGGGTACCCACGGTCACCTTGGGGCAAGAGAACTTTTACGAACCCCTATACCCCGTGGGATCTCCCTTTGGCCACTTCTCGTTCGCCGTGTTGAGAGCAGAGCAGGGAGCGCCTGTTGTGGTTAACGTGAGCGTACAGGTGTTTAATGGTGTGGGGCCCTACACCTATAGGTTCTACCTGGACGGAACACTAGTGAAGGCGATAACGGGTGGATCCACGCTCAATACTCAACTTAATCTCGGCGTTCTCACCGTGGGCTCACACAATCTTACCGTGATTGTTGAGGACGGACTCGGGCAGACTGTGTCTAGCTCAACGAACTTCGTTGTTGGGGTTGGACCAGTTATCACAATTTCGTCGCAAACCATCCTGGATTACGGCCAGCCACTCAGGGTCACGATCCAGGTTAACGGTGGAACTCCACCTTACACCGTGTTGCTTCACGTGAATGGGAGTACCTACACTGTGACTGGTGACGAAGTGACCCTGAACCTAACTCCGGGCACATACCTAATTTACGCTACGGTTACGGACTCGCAGGGGGTCTCCTCCACGTCAGGGAAAGAGATCGTGGTCGTGAACCCTGACCCAACAATCCAGTTGAGATTTCCCTCAACCCTGGACGTGGGAGAGGGAGGGAACGTCACCTACACCGTGAGTGGTGGTACTCCACCCTACGTCGTTACCCTTTACCTCAACGGTACCCGCGTGGGGAATTTCATCAGGTTTAACTCACCTGGGGTCTACGTTCTCTCAGCGACCGTGAAGGATAGCCTGAACTTCACGATTTCCAAGAGTATCGTGGTTACGGTGAATCCTGATCCCACAATCTCCGTGACCGCCTTGTCAAGGCTAGACCAGGGACAGGCTAACCTCATCAACGTGAGCGTCGAGGGAGGTACACCTCCCTACAAGTTCTCGTACTCAATACCTGGAGTCTTGACTAGTACCACAAGCAACCCAAACTTCACGGTGAACGCATCTCCTCCGCCTGGAAACTACACCTTTAACGTCACGGTCAAGGACTCCACGGGATTCGTGACGTCGAAACTAATTACCTTCCAGGTAAATCCAGATCCCTCCCTTCAGGTTGAGTATAACTCCTCGATCACAGAGGTTAACATCCCAGTTCTGCTTTTCGCGAACATCTCAGGCGGAACTCCTCCCTACTCCCTGTCCTGGTCAACGCTAGGAACCTCACTTGGGGGATCTCAAACCCTCCTGTTCCATGAACCCCCTGGAAACTACACGGTGACCCTCACCCTCAAGGACGCGGTCGGGTTCGTCGTGAATAGAACTGTCAACATCTTGGTGTATCCAAGACTCGAGGCAAACATCTCAGTGCAGGAGGGGAATTCCCTTGTGGGCGGTTATGCAGTACTTTCTGCCTTAACCAGAGGAGGCGTATCACCTTACTCCTATACCTGGTTGCTGAACGGAGAGAAGGTGGGGGATCAATCGAGTCTTAACCTGTCCTTATCGCCGGGTAAATACAACGTAACACTAGTGGTGAGGGATTCCTTCGGAGTTGTGTCCACGAGTCAAGTTAACGTGAATGTCGGTTACGGTTATGTGGTATACCTAGTTCCCGCGATAGCGATCGTGGTGATAGGAGTGGCGATAGGGCTTAGAAGACGCGGTACCTGA